Proteins co-encoded in one Brassica rapa cultivar Chiifu-401-42 chromosome A02, CAAS_Brap_v3.01, whole genome shotgun sequence genomic window:
- the LOC103851170 gene encoding anamorsin homolog has protein sequence MVTQTTVLAVTDDVVLNVSSVLTIMKELGKEGIGCCDPIVITQASTISQVPLESSSVDTVLTNYVSKLQLIRWANIKDGRSSYYLTITAKKSSWKIGSSFALKKPSKTLLKVNLDDDLDLIDEDSLLTDEELKKPQLPASK, from the exons ATGGTGACTCAAACGACTGTTTTGGCTGTGACGGATGATGTCGTGTTGAACGTTAGCTCTGTTCTAACTATAATGAAAGAGCTCGGAAAGGAAGGGATTGGATGTTGTGATCCTATAGTTATTACTCAAGCATCCACAATAA GTCAGGTTCCTTTGGAGTCTTCTTCAGTGGACACGGTTCTAACCAATTATGTTTCCAAACTTCAGCTTATCCGTTGGG CTAACATTAAGGATGGAAGATCTTCATACTACTTAACT ATTACGGCAAAGAAGTCTTCATGGAAGATTGGTTCATCATTTGCTCTGAAAAAGCCTTCAAAAACTCTCTTGAAGGTTAATCTAGACGATGACTTGGATCTTATAGATGAAGATTCTCTTCTGACAGATGAGGAATTGAAGAAGCCACAACTTCCTGCTAGTAAGTGA
- the LOC103851171 gene encoding GDSL esterase/lipase At5g18430 has product MAVSTRRPGSMMVIANVSMFLALVVSGPIAVEAARAFFVFGDSLVDSGNNNYLVTTARADAPPYGIDFPSRRPTGRFSNGLNIPDLISEAIGNEESPLPYLSPQLRGRRLLNGANFASAGIGILNDTGFQFINIIRMYQQLAYFQQYQQRVSRLIGIPRTQRLVRQSLVLITVGGNDFVNNYFLVPYSARSRQYSLPDYVRLLISEYKKILMRLHSLGVGRVLVTGAGPLGCAPAELARSSSSSGRCSAELQRAAALYDPQLTQMINALNRKIGKTVFIAANTNQMQIDFLTTPRRFGFITSKVACCGQGPYNGMGLCTVLSNLCRNRELYVFWDAFHPSEKANRIIVRHILTGTTKYMNPMNLSSALAL; this is encoded by the exons ATGGCGGTATCAACTAGAAGACCCGGATCAATGATGGTTATAGCAAACGTGTCTATGTTCCTAGCATTGGTTGTGTCCGGTCCTATCGCAGTTGAGGCTGCACGTGCCTTCTTCGTGTTCGGAGACTCGCTCGTCGACAGTGGCAACAACAACTATTTAGTGACGACTGCACGTGCCGATGCTCCACCATATGGAATTGATTTTCCATCTCGGAGACCAACCGGACGGTTTTCCAACGGTCTCAACATTCCAGATCTCATCA GTGAGGCAATTGGCAATGAAGAGTCACCGTTACCGTACCTTAGTCCGCAGCTAAGGGGACGTAGACTGCTTAACGGTGCCAATTTCGCATCCGCCGGCATAGGAATCCTCAATGATACCGGATTTCAATTC ATAAACATTATAAGAATGTACCAACAACTAGCCTACTTCCAACAATACCAACAACGTGTGAGCCGCTTGATTGGGATACCACGAACACAAAGGCTCGTGAGGCAATCGCTTGTACTAATCACGGTCGGTGGCAACGACTTCGTGAACAACTATTTCTTGGTGCCATATTCCGCTAGGTCGCGCCAGTATTCACTTCCTGACTACGTCCGGTTACTAATCTCCGAGTACAAGAAGATACTAATG AGGTTACATTCGCTTGGAGTGGGTCGAGTTCTAGTGACGGGAGCCGGACCCCTAGGATGTGCACCGGCCGAGCTGGCGAGATCAAGCTCGTCCAGTGGGAGATGCTCAGCTGAGTTACAACGAGCGGCGGCTCTATACGATCCTCAGCTAACCCAAATGATAAATGCACTTAACAGAAAGATtgggaaaactgtttttattGCAGCAAACACTAACCAAATGCAAATAGATTTTCTAACCACTCCACGAAGATTcg GATTTATAACGTCAAAGGTTGCTTGTTGCGGACAAGGGCCATACAATGGGATGGGATTGTGTACGGTACTATCGAACTTGTGTCGGAACCGTGAGTTATACGTGTTTTGGGACGCGTTTCATCCATCAGAGAAAGCAAACCGCATAATCGTCCGTCATATATTGACCGGTACCACCAAGTATATGAACCCTATGAACCTTAGCTCTGCTCTTGCCCTATGA
- the LOC103851172 gene encoding dehydration-responsive element-binding protein 2G — MEEEQPPAKKRNMGRSRKGCMKGKGGPENATCTFRGVRQRTWGKWVAEIREPNHGTRLWLGTFNTSVEAAMAYDEAAKKLYGHEAKLNLLHPQQQQKEKVNRNLSFSLTGTSWDYKLEKVHGLDLGLVPSSGSRGSWSGSFSFIQEDDKTTSESSVSWLLPKRSDSQDQESVHAASSLTFSTKLKPMMTPDYGLSNGVGSRFLVEQEKKTVYDVSSSCGSSDNKESILVPSVGVGEVMHRTEVEEGTGYLEMDDLLEIDDLGLLIGKNGDFKNWCCDEFQHPWNWFLE, encoded by the coding sequence ATGGAAGAAGAGCAACCTCCGGCCAAGAAACGTAACATGGGAAGATCAAGAAAAGGTTGTATGAAAGGTAAAGGTGGTCCAGAGAACGCTACTTGTACTTTCCGTGGAGTTAGGCAACGCACTTGGGGTAAATGGGTCGCTGAGATCCGTGAGCCTAACCATGGCACTCGCCTCTGGCTCGGCACTTTCAATACCTCGGTCGAAGCCGCCATGGCTTACGATGAAGCCGCTAAGAAGCTTTACGGACACGAGGCTAAACTCAACTTGTTGcacccacaacaacaacaaaaggaaAAAGTTAACAGGAACTTGTCTTTCTCGTTAACAGGAACTTCTTGGGATTATAAGCTAGAGAAGGTTCATGGGTTGGACCTTGGTCTCGTCCCGTCAAGTGGGTCACGCGGTTCGTGGTCGGGGAGTTTTAGTTTTATACAAGAAGATGACAAAACTACAAGTGAGTCGAGTGTTTCTTGGTTATTACCAAAACGAAGTGATTCACAAGATCAAGAAAGCGTTCATGCTGCGAGTAGCTTGACGTTTTCGACGAAGTTGAAACCGATGATGACTCCTGATTATGGATTATCAAATGGAGTTGGTTCTAGGTTTCTTGTAGAGCAAGAAAAGAAGACGGTATATGATGTATCATCATCGTGTGGCTCGTCAGATAATAAGGAGAGTATCTTGGTTCCTAGTGTCGGCGTCGGGGAAGTGATGCATAGGACGGAGGTGGAGGAAGGGACAGGGTATTTGGAGATGGACGACCTTTTGGAGATTGATGATTTGGGTTTGTTGATAGGTAAAAATGGAGACTTCAAGAATTGGTGTTGTGATGAGTTTCAACATCCATGGAATTGGTTCTTAGAGtga
- the LOC103851173 gene encoding uncharacterized protein LOC103851173, with the protein MEVIVLASNRSLLLIFLVFVSLLSIKVTHVSAVNYTKTHRQVSTLRVERIRNHLNNINKPPVFTIQSPDGDVIDCVPKRKQPALDHPLLKHHKIQKAPRTMPKMVGKERSDDVKEAASVLEGAWQMWHVNGTRCPKGTVPIRRNTLDDVLRAKSLFDFGKKRRSIHLDQRTEKPDALGTSGHEHAIAYTETSSEIYGAKATINVWDPKIEQVNEFSLSQIWILSGSFVGPDLNSIEAGWQVSPELYGDNRPRLFTYWTSDSYQATGCYNLLCSGFIQTNNKIAIGAAISPLSTFNGNQFDITILIWKDPKLGNWWMGLGDKTLVGYWPAELFTHLADHATTVEWGGEVVNTRASGRHTTTQMGSGHFPDEGFGKASYFRNLEIVDSDNSLVPVQDVKILAENTECYDIKSSSSNEWGTYFYYGGPGFNPRCA; encoded by the exons ATGGAGGTTATTGTTCTTGCATCCAATAGAAGTCTTCTTCTAATCTTTCTTGTTTTTGTAAGTCTCTTGAGCATAAAAGTTACACATGTCTCTGCCGTTAACTACACCAAAACACATAGACAAGTCAGCACCTTGAGAGTTGAGAGGATCCGGAATCACTTGAACAATATCAACAAGCCTCCTGTCTTCACCATTCAG AGTCCTGACGGTGATGTAATAGATTGTGTACCCAAAAGAAAGCAGCCAGCTTTGGATCATCCACTCTTAAAGCATCACAAGATTCAG AAAGCACCGAGGACAATGCCGAAGATGGTGGGAAAAGAGAGAAGCGATGATGTTAAAGAAGCAGCGAGTGTACTGGAAGGTGCATGGCAAATGTGGCACGTGAACGGCACGAGGTGCCCCAAGGGAACTGTTCCCATACGACGCAACACATTGGACGATGTGCTCAGAGCCAAGTCTCTCTTTGACTTTGGGAAAAAGAGACGAAGTATTCACCTTGATCAACGGACAGAGAAGCCTGATGCCCTTGGAACTAGTGGACATGAG CATGCTATCGCTTATACGGAAACATCGTCGGAGATATACGGAGCAAAAGCTACTATAAATGTGTGGGACCCAAAGATTGAACAAGTGAATGAGTTCAGTCTCTCACAGATTTGGATTCTGTCCGGATCTTTCGTCGGTCCTGATCTCAATAGCATCGAAGCTGGCTGGCAG GTCAGTCCGGAGCTGTATGGTGACAACAGACCAAGATTGTTCACTTATTGGACG agTGATTCATATCAAGCAACAGGGTGTTACAATCTTCTATGCTCTGGATTTATCCAAACAAATAACAAGATTGCCATTGGAGCCGCCATCTCTCCTCTCTCTACTTTCAATGGAAACCAATTTGATATCACCATTCTCATTTGGAAG GATCCAAAATTGGGGAATTGGTGGATGGGTTTAGGAGACAAGACGTTGGTCGGGTATTGGCCAGCGGAGCTGTTCACACACTTAGCCGACCACGCAACAACCGTGGAATGGGGCGGTGAGGTTGTTAACACACGTGCTTCAGGCCGTCACACGACAACTCAAATGGGTTCTGGTCATTTTCCGGACGAAGGGTTTGGGAAAGCAAGTTACTTCCGGAACTTGGAGATTGTTGATTCAGACAACAGTCTTGTACCGGTGCAGGACGTCAAGATATTAGCCGAGAACACCGAATGTTACGACATTaagagttcgtctagtaatgaGTGGGGAACTTATTTTTACTACGGTGGTCCAGGTTTTAATCCTAGGTGTGCTTGA
- the LOC103851175 gene encoding G-type lectin S-receptor-like serine/threonine-protein kinase At1g67520 — MALSPTLVPLILIPMFLGSVSAFSPLKTDTLKPGQQLRDWEQLISSGGVFTLGFFTPTESSTFLLGSAGVRYIGIWYQYGPINPVWVGNPTESVSDSSGSLSIDTNGNLKITRANASPIMVNQHLSLAGNVSATLLDSGNFVIRDMGRGGVPGRVLWQSFDHPTSMLLPGMKIGFNLKTKKEISVTSWTSNQVPASGAFRLGLDPSGAKQLLVWRHGEIYWSSGVLTNNGSSQLTLELSREYLDYEFKFGSDKYMKYFSYSIKKTNGSVYSNWLLDNLGQITVTNVLRSNTSNRWISESSQPCTTDLKNSSAVCITEKPTACRKGSEYFEPRRGYMTGSGYYGDSLSFGLSDCHGSCWRNCSCIAFQSFSDGQCQYWGKGSKFFPYDSFTFEQKIYVLDSVK, encoded by the coding sequence ATGGCTCTTTCACCCACTCTTGTTCCTCTCATTCTCATACCAATGTTTCTCGGGTCGGTTTCGGCCTTTTCACCACTCAAAACCGATACATTGAAACCGGGGCAGCAGCTCAGAGACTGGGAGCAGTTGATCTCCTCGGGTGGCGTCTTCACTCTCGGTTTCTTTACACCAACAGAATCATCTACCTTCTTACTTGGTTCAGCTGGTGTTAGGTATATCGGTATCTGGTATCAGTATGGTCCAATAAATCCAGTTTGGGTGGGTAACCCAACCGAATCAGTCTCTGATTCATCCGGCTCTCTATCCATTGATACCAATGGGAATCTCAAGATCACAAGAGCAAACGCTTCTCCAATCATGGTGAACCAACACCTTTCCTTGGCTGGAAACGTCTCTGCCACTTTACTTGACTCTGGAAACTTCGTGATCCGAGATATGGGCCGAGGAGGTGTACCGGGTCGGGTTCTATGGCAGAGCTTTGACCATCCGACCAGTATGTTACTCCCCGGGATGAAGATAGGGTTTAACCTAAAAACCAAGAAAGAAATTTCGGTTACTTCTTGGACAAGTAACCAAGTTCCAGCCTCAGGAGCATTCAGACTAGGGCTAGACCCGTCAGGAGCTAAACAGCTACTCGTCTGGCGTCATGGTGAAATCTACTGGTCCAGTGGAGTGTTGACGAACAACGGAAGCTCTCAACTAACCTTAGAGCTATCCAGAGAGTACCTTGATTATGAATTCAAGTTTGGTTCAGACAAGTACATGAAGTACTTCAGTTACTCAATCAAGAAAACTAACGGTTCCGTCTATTCAAACTGGTTACTGGATAACTTAGGCCAAATCACTGTTACCAACGTCCTCAGGAGCAACACAAGCAACAGGTGGATTTCTGAAAGCAGTCAACCTTGCACGACGGATTTAAAGAACAGTTCAGCGGTCTGCATCACGGAGAAGCCAACGGCATGTAGGAAAGGGTCAGAGTATTTCGAACCGAGAAGAGGGTACATGACGGGTAGTGGTTACTATGGTGATAGTTTGAGCTTTGGCCTTAGTGACTGCCATGGAAGCTGCTGGAGAAACTGTTCTTGCATAGCTTTCCAAAGCTTTTCTGATGGACAATGTCAGTATTGGGGGAAAGGATCAAAGTTTTTCCCTTATGATAGCTTCACCTTCGAACAAAAAATTTACGTTCTTGATTCTGTGAAGTGA
- the LOC103851174 gene encoding pentatricopeptide repeat-containing protein At5g18475, with amino-acid sequence MRLPTPIINESRRLSSSPRSWISPISLTPKKKPDPPPESSISQVDLNPKPQFISHESAINLIKRERDPQRALDLFNKASQQKGFNHNSATYSVLLDNLLRHKKLNAVDAILRQMKHETCRFQEGLFLNLMRHFSRFELHDKVIEMFGLIQVVARVKPSLNAVSTCLNLLVDSKEVGLAKKLLLYGKKNLGLQPNTCIFNILVKHHCKSGDVDSAFGVVEEMKRSGLSYPNLITYSTLMECLFVQSRSKEAMELFEDMISKEGISPDPVTFNVMINGFCRAGEVERGKMIIEFMKKNGCNPNVYNYSALMNGFCKEGRAQEAKEVFDEVKETGLKLDTVGYTTLMNCFCRNGEVDEAMELLGEMKASGCRADALTYNVILRGLCGEGRTEEALEMLGQWGCEEGVHLNKGSYRIILNALCKNGELEKAVEFLSLMSKKGVWPHHGTWNELVVRLCGSGNAEMGIRVLTGFVGMGFKPEPESWRAVVESICKERKLLHVFEVLDSLVS; translated from the coding sequence ATGCGTCTTCCAACTCCGATAATCAACGAAAGTCGCCGCCTTTCATCGTCTCCCCGATCATGGATATCTCCAATCTCCTTAACCCCCAAGAAGAAACCAGACCCACCTCCCGAATCCTCAATCTCACAAGTggacctaaaccctaaaccccaatTCATCTCCCACGAATCCGCAATCAACCTCATCAAACGCGAGAGAGACCCTCAGCGAGCCCTCGACCTCTTCAACAAAGCCTCCCAACAGAAAGGCTTCAACCACAACAGCGCCACGTACTCCGTCCTCCTGGACAATCTCCTCAGGCACAAGAAGCTCAACGCCGTCGACGCGATTCTACGCCAGATGAAGCACGAGACTTGCAGGTTCCAGGAAGGTCTGTTCCTCAACTTAATGAGACATTTCTCCAGGTTCGAGCTGCACGATAAGGTGATTGAGATGTTTGGGTTGATCCAAGTGGTCGCACGTGTGAAGCCTTCTCTCAACGCAGTTAGCACGTGCCTCAACCTCCTTGTGGACTCGAAGGAGGTTGGTTTGGCCAAGAAGCTGTTATTGTATGGTAAAAAGAATCTTGGGTTGCAGCCGAACACTTGCATTTTCAATATTCTTGTGAAGCATCACTGCAAGAGTGGGGATGTTGATTCTGCGTTTGGAGTTGTGGAGGAGATGAAAAGATCTGGACTTTCGTATCCGAATTTGATTACTTACTCGACGTTGATGGAGTGTTTGTTTGTACAGTCCAGGTCTAAAGAAGCTATGGAGTTGTTTGAGGATATGATCTCTAAAGAAGGGATCTCTCCTGATCCTGTGACGTTCAATGTTATGATCAATGGGTTTTGTCGTGCAGGGGAGGTTGAGAGGGGGAAGATGATTATAGAGTTTATGAAGAAGAACGGATGTAATCCTAATGTGTATAATTACTCTGCTTTGATGAATGGGTTTTGTAAAGAGGGAAGGGCTCAGGAAGCTAAAGAAGTCTTTGATGAGGTTAAGGAGACTGGTTTGAAACTAGACACGGTTGGTTATACAACGCTGATGAACTGCTTTTGTAGAAATGGTGAGGTTGATGAGGCTATGGAGTTGCTTGGAGAGATGAAAGCGTCTGGATGCAGAGCTGATGCGTTAACTTACAATGTAATACTCAGGGGTTTGTGCGGAGAAGGACGAACAGAAGAAGCTCTTGAGATGTTAGGTCAATGGGGATGCGAAGAAGGAGTTCATCTGAACAAAGGTAGTTATAGGATCATACTAAACGCGTTGTGCAAGAACGGTGAGCTGGAGAAAGCGGTGGAGTTTTTGAGTTTGATGTCGAAGAAAGGGGTTTGGCCACACCATGGGACTTGGAACGAGTTAGTGGTTCGCCTCTGCGGATCCGGGAATGCAGAAATGGGGATTCGAGTTCTGACAGGGTTTGTGGGAATGGGTTTTAAACCAGAGCCTGAGTCTTGGAGAGCTGTGGTTGAATCAATATGCAAAGAGAGGAAGTTATTACATGTCTTTGaagttcttgattctttagtTTCTTGA
- the LOC103851177 gene encoding inositol phosphorylceramide glucuronosyltransferase 1: MIIMVRLKASLWLLVFSIALLKGSFGSESSKEAYVTLLYGDEFLLGVRVLGKSIRDTGSDKDMVALVSDGVSDYSKKLLKADGWKVEKISLLANPNQVHPTRFWGVYTKLKIFNMTDYNKVVYLDADTIVVKNIDDLFKCSKFCANLKHSERLNSGVMVVEPSQALFNDMMRKVKTLSSYTGGDQGFLNSYYPDFQNARVFDPSLTPEELRTRPVPDMERLSTLYNADVGLYMLANKWMVDESKLHVIHYTLGPLKPWDWWTAWLVKPVDAWHSIRVKLEETLPGTGGGKNQKDEFVVKLLFLLPLCALLFCVYRSIQVHEGSSFNQFRYLYYRIRSTGTRRVSTFSTMNPSYQLHGGSTQSKVPQHLGAVSVLVCFIALLISVGTSFVIVPRQIMPWTGLILVYEWTFTIFFVLFGCFLLLVHQHGKKLSVHTESSSLDDSRKGHQRGGVSCDITTLYYGLGMVFLAIAAVSLPYILGITALFLRLGLMVGVAIILAAFMTHASEQLAFRWFMRGLEDRGEASRSKSLCFIS, encoded by the exons ATGATTATTATGGTGAGACTCAAGGCGAGTCTCTGGCTTCTCGTGTTCTCAATCGCGCTGTTAAAGGGCTCCTTTGGATCTGAATCAAGTAAGGAAGCTTATGTCACACTTTTATACGGAGACGAGTTCTTATTAGGAGTCAGAGTGCTGGGAAAATCGATTCGAGACACAGGATCCGACAAAGATATGGTCGCTTTGGTCTCCGACGGCGTCTCAGACTACTCCAAGAAGCTTCTCAAG GCTGATGGGTGGAAAGTAGAGAAGATCAGTTTATTAGCAAATCCAAACCAAGTTCACCCCACAAGGTTCTGGGGTGTCTACACAAAGCTCAAGATCTTTAACATGACTGATTACAACAAAG TTGTGTATCTTGATGCTGATACTATTGTGGTAAAGAACATTGATGATCTGTTCAAGTGCTCCAAGTTCTGCGCGAACTTGAAGCACTCCGAGAGATTGAACTCTGGTGTCATGGTTGTTGAGCCCTCCCAAGCTCTTTTTAATGATATGATGCGGAAGGTGAAGACTTTGTCTTCTTATACCGGAGGAGACCAAGGGTTCTTGAATTCTTACTATCCTGATTTCCAAAATGCTCGTGTTTTCGATCCTAGTTTGACCCCTGAAGAGCTGAGAACCAGACCTGTTCCTGATATGGAGAGGCTTTCGACGTTGTACAATGCGGATGTTGGTCTCTATATGCTTGCTAATAAG TGGATGGTGGATGAGAGTAAACTTCATGTTATTCACTACACACTAGGCCCTCTTAAGCCTTGGGACTGGTGGACAGCTTGGCTTGTGAAGCCTGTTGATGCCTGGCAT AGCATTAGGGTGAAGCTTGAGGAAACTCTTCCTGGAACTGGAGGTGGCAAAAACCAGAAGGATGAGTTCGTTGTCAAACTCCTGTTCTTGTTACCTCTTTGTGCGCTTTTGTTCTGCGTTTATAGATCTATTCAA gttcaTGAGGGTTCATCATTCAATCAGTTTAGATATCTTTATTACAGAATCAGATCTACTGGAACACGCCGTGTTTCTACATTTTCGACCATGAATCCCAGCTATCAA CTCCACGGTGGCAGCACACAGTCCAAGGTTCCTCAACACTTAGGCGCGGTTTCGGTTCTAGTCTGTTTCATCGCACTTCTGATATCCGTTGGAACGTCCTTTGTGATTGTTCCGAGGCAAATCATGCCATGGACTGGCTTGATATTAGTATACGAATGGACTTTTacaatcttttttgttttgtttggttgCTTCTTGCTTTTGGTGCATCAGCATGGAAAGAAACTGTCAGTTCATACAGAGTCATCCTCCTTGGATGATTCTCGAAAAG GTCATCAGCGAGGAGGTGTGTCTTGTGACATTACTACTTTGTATTATGGATTAGGGATGGTGTTTCTGGCTATTGCTGCAGTTTCTTTGCCTTATATTTTAGGGATCACCGCTTTATTTCTtag GTTGGGTCTTATGGTTGGTGTAGCCATAATTCTAGCTGCCTTCATGACCCATGCTTCAGAGCAACTCGCGTTCAGATGGTTCATGAGAGGTCTAGAAGACCGTGGTGAAGCATCGAGATCAAAGTCTTTATGTTTCATCAGCTGA
- the LOC103851178 gene encoding probable receptor-like protein kinase At5g18500 → MGTSLNDTLSKKYSGLELWEIIAIVLSAIFFLVLAISLYLTFRKKTSKPSSNQTPISHQTPPNVPEEIKEIRVDDVSSSNGYPTISEKFSHKEPEKETLAVAAESENGGDSSRSGSFNHSEKKDGSSVSSANPLTAPSPLSGLPEFSHLGWGHWFTLRDLQTATNHFSRDGIIGDGGYGVVYRGSLVNGTPVAVKKLLNNLGQADKDFRVEVEAIGHVRHKNLVRLLGYCMEGTQRMLVYEFVNNGNLEQWLRGDNQNHEYLTWEARLKILIGTAKALAYLHEAIEPKVVHRDIKSSNILIDDKFNSKISDFGLAKLLGGDKSFITTRVMGTFGYVAPEYANSGLLNEKSDVYSYGVVLLEAITGRYPVDYARPPPEVHLVEWMKMMVQQRRSEEVIDPNLNTKPSTSALKRTLLTALRCVDPLYEKRPRMSQVARMLESEEYPIPREDRRRRRSENGTARDSDPPRNSTDTDRTQE, encoded by the exons ATGGGAACTAGTTTAAACGACACATTATCTAAGAAGTACAGTGGTTTGGAACTCTGGGAGATCATAGCTATCGTTCTCTCCGCCATTTTCTTCCTAGTTTTAGCTATATCCCTATATCTTACTTTCAGAAAGAAAACATCTAAACCTTCTTCTAACCAAACCCCTATTAGCCACCAGACTCCTCCTAACGTCCCTGAAGAGATAAAAGAGATCAGAGTCGACGACGTTTCCTCAAGCAACGGCTACCCCACCATCAGCGAGAAGTTTTCTCATAAAGAACCTGAAAAAGAGACACTAGCAGTAGCAGCAGAGTCAGAGAACGGTGGTGATAGTAGCCGCTCAGGCTCCTTTAACCACTCGGAGAAGAAAGATGGCTCCAGCGTCTCTTCTGCTAATCCTTTAACAGCTCCATCTCCTCTGTCTGGTCTTCCAGAGTTTTCTCACCTCGGATGGGGACACTGGTTCACTCTCAGAGATCTTCAGACGGCTACAAACCACTTCTCCAGGGATGGTATCATCGGTGATGGCGGGTATGGAGTTGTGTACCGTGGTAGCCTTGTTAACGGTACTCCTGTAGCTGTTAAAAAGCTGCTCAACAATCT AGGGCAGGCTGATAAAGACTTCAGAGTAGAGGTTGAAGCTATAGGTCATGTTAGACACAAGAACTTGGTCCGTCTTCTTGGTTATTGCATGGAGGGGACGCAGAGGATGCTGGTGTATGAGTTTGTTAATAATGGGAATCTGGAGCAGTGGCTACGTGGAGATAATCAGAATCATGAGTATTTAACGTGGGAGGCACGGTTGAAGATTCTTATAGGAACAGCCAAAGC GCTTGCGTACCTTCACGAGGCGATAGAGCCAAAAGTGGTGCATAGAGACATAAAGTCTAGCAACATTCTGATTGATGACAAGTTTAATTCTAAAATATCGGACTTTGGACTTGCTAAGCTGCTTGGTGGTGATAAAAGTTTTATAACTACTAGAGTTATGGGTACCTTTGG TTATGTAGCTCCAGAGTATGCGAACTCCGGTCTTTTGAATGAGAAGAGTGATGTCTACAGCTACGGAGTTGTACTCTTGGAAGCTATAACTGGTAGATATCCTGTAGACTATGCTCGCCCACCCCCTGAG GTACATTTGGTGGAATGGATGAAGATGATGGTTCAACAAAGACGTTCAGAAGAAGTGATTGACCCTAACCTCAACACAAAGCCATCTACAAGTGCCTTAAAAAGAACACTCTTGACTGCTTTGAGATGTGTTGATCCATTGTACGAGAAACGACCTAGGATGAGCCAAGTTGCACGTATGCTGGAATCCGAAGAATACCCAATTCCTAGAGAG GATAGAAGAAGACGAAGGAGTGAGAACGGGACAGCAAGAGACTCAGATCCTCCTAGGAACAGTACAGACACTGACAGGACTCAAGAGTGA